tacatctacatgtatgtatatacgtatctGATCCAAGTGCTAATTATAGGTGTCTTCTTGAAAAATGACAGTGGTTCAGATGAGGCtatgaaaatcaatcaaaaaattagagaaaataggGAAAGAAGTCATACATAGTAGACATTTCTGGAACGTGGTAGAAATTTGAAggctaaaaataaacaagcaagtgCTATTTTCTGTATcctggtcattaaaaaaaattattgatttactttgagagaaagagagagagacagtgtgagtcggggaggggcagagagagaggagaaagagaatcccaagcaggctccgtgctgtcagagcagagcccgactcggggtttcatctcatgaaacatgagatcatgacctgagccgaaatcaagagtcagacacttaaccaactgagccatttagGTGCCCCAATCCTGGTCATCTTTTGATCTTCAGTAGAAAGACTATTTATTCAGTGTGGCATCAAAACACCTtgctacatttctttctctcagatGTGGCTGCGATTTGGGTTTATACTTTAACTTCCACTGATCCTTAAATCTGTCTTGTATAAAATGTGGACCAAACACCAGCTCTGCCCAAAGGTTCCAACATTGAAGGGACAGTGCTTCCTCTAGAATatcattagtaaaaaaaaaaaaaaagtagtttcaaGAAATCTTGGCAAGTGCTATGACATATGTCTGCATATAGGAGCAAAGAGGAAGATCATTCAATCCAGACAGTAGCAGCAAGGAAAAGCTTTGTGTAGGAAGTGATTACAGACCTGAGTGTAAAGGAAAGTTTTATTAACTGAGGATTAAGGGTAGCCAGAAAATATTACTGGCATTAGAAAGGACACACACTTTCCTCTTTTGTATGTTGAGAAGGCAAGTATGATAGAGTAATTTGGAAGAAAGGGGACATACATATTGTatttcaaaatcacaatgagcaTTTTTGTAAAAGACTGAGACCTTCTGTCAACCAGGTAATCTTGGGAACTTTGAATGAGTAGAGTGGAATCTACATATAAATAGGGGTAAAAGTTGATTTGTGTGCTACTTTATGTCATGACAGTGTCAGGAATTGAGAGCAGGCTCTTGCTGTAGGTATCTTAAAGTTATTCACTCTTCTGCTTCTGAACTAAATGTGCAATGAACAATAGTGGTAGGAGAAGGAAAAACTGGTTTATTAAATTGAAGGAAGGCACTGGTACCTCATGATATGAAACTCTGATAAGATCTgcactggaaaaaaaagtttcGTTTTTGGTTTAACTGAGGcattctgttttctcatccaaATAAACTGCAAGACACTTACGTAGCCacagaaaatgagacagaaaaggagGGCTGCCCTACTCCCCAGGACCTCAGTTTGCCTGGTATATGGAAGAAGAACATATAAGAAGATACACGCATATATAGCACAGTTCTCCAAACTTATTAATAGTCAGTGTCCCAGTGAAAGTGAATGAATTATCAGATGTTGAACTGCTTCTTGGGATCTGAGGAGGATTGAACAAAAGGGTGGAGGAATGGAAGTTGAGGGTGAGTGGGAAAAGCCTGGCAGAAAGTAGCAAGGATTCCAGAAAGGAGATAGGAGTTATTTTCTTCCCTATTGGCAGAGGCAGCTAgctattttacaaaagagaagagatcagGAGTtacaggtgcacctgggtggctcagttggttaagtgtctgacttgggctcaggtcataatctcaaggtttgtgagttctagctttgggctctgtgatgacagtgtagaggctacttcagattctttctctccctctctctgctttctcctgctttctcattctttctcaaaaataaatgaataaacttaaaaaaaaaagaggggcagaaTTTTTCTATTCCCCTCAGCCTTGTTATATATATTGAAGGATAGGAGGTTGTGAAGATGAGTATCAGTTTTATGGACAGCACATGATTCTAGTGAGACGATTCTTTGGCAGAGTGAATTAAAatgctgttctttaaaaaaaacaagagtgtCCAAAAATAATGAGCTCATTTTTTCCAAGCCATTATTGATTGttcacggtgcctggcacaccaCAGCTACTTACATATTTGTTGGGAACGTCAAGGGATGAATGGCATGCTCTGCCAATCATTGACAGTATATAAAGGTCCAAGGCTAGTAGCAGACACACAGTTCACCACATCCTCTTGCAACCCACGTGAATTCTCTTCTCTTGACAACAACATGTGTTGCAACTACGGCAGCTCCTGTGGCTATGGCTGTGGATATGGCCCCTATTATGGCTGTGGTTATGGAACAGGCTATGGCTGTGGCTATGGTAGGGGATGTGGCTGTGGATATGGCTCCTGGTATGGCTGTGGCTCTGGCTGTGGATATGGCTCAGGTTACGGCTGTGGCTATGGCTCCTGCTGTGGCTATGCCACCAGAtatggctgtggctgtggctatGGCTCTGGTTGCTGTGGCTACTGGCCATTTTGCTATAGAAGATGTTATTCTTCTTGCTGCTAGAACATCACTGTCCAAGCCACATTTGCTTCTGAAATGACACACCTTAATAGAGGGCTGAGTCAAGCATCCATACCCCAAGATTTCTATATGCAAGAAATTGTATGCTTCACAGAGGCTTTGACCACTGGTCAGCTATTGTAGGATGGCATCTTGAGGCTGTATAGTATCATCttactttttttcatatattggTCTTTACTTCCTTAATCTGGATTCTGCATTGTGACCGTGGCAACAATCCTAACACCCCGCAGTTGGGCAAATCCTTTATTCTCAATAAAATGGTTCTTTGCCTCTAACACGTCTCTGTGTTCTTGCTTGTGAATTACTCCTTTTTTCAGGTGTTATGGCTTCTCTTGAAAATTGGGCTGACAGTGTTTCATGAACCTGGGGCTCTTCCTTGATATAATACAAGCATTTCTACTCATATGTGAATCAGAGAAAATGTCTTCTTCACCTTTCTCATATTCCTCTTGCTAAGGTCCTCAAAACCCAACACAAATCACATAGTATTTCAGAACTGTCACCTGGATATCACAGTGTATCTAGAATGGAGGTGGAGGGGAAAGATAAGGAGGAATGACATCTCTTCAGGAGGTTGTGACACAAGCTCAAGGGAGAGGAGGTGTGGCCTGAGTACTTAAAGGATGAATGGAGTGGAAGAGAGAGTTTCCAGGATTAATGAGAAATTAGAAATGGACTCAGGTGTCTAATGAACTAAGGAAAGGATAATTTAGAAGAAAGATGTGGTATTGTATCCTCTGTAATTTAATGGAAGTCCGGAtgtatttgttggcatatattgaGAGTGAGGAAATTGATTTCAGTCACTTAACTCACAAATAGTTCAGAATGTTTATTAAAGGGAACTATCCTACATGCTGAAGATACAGGAGCAAAATTGTAGACAGGATTCCTGCTGTCAGAGCATTTCCATTCTagta
This genomic stretch from Acinonyx jubatus isolate Ajub_Pintada_27869175 chromosome C2, VMU_Ajub_asm_v1.0, whole genome shotgun sequence harbors:
- the LOC113594426 gene encoding keratin-associated protein 6-2-like, which gives rise to MCCNYGSSCGYGCGYGPYYGCGYGTGYGCGYGRGCGCGYGSWYGCGSGCGYGSGYGCGYGSCCGYATRYGCGCGYGSGCCGYWPFCYRRCYSSCC